One genomic segment of Rivularia sp. PCC 7116 includes these proteins:
- the nuoH gene encoding NADH-quinone oxidoreductase subunit NuoH gives MNSGIDLQGTFIQSLMDLGLPAGTAKAIWMPLPMILMLIGATVGVLVCVWQERKISAAAQQRIGPEFIGPLGLLAPVADGLKLVFKEDVIPSKSDPWLFTLGPIIVVLPVFLSYLIVPFGQNLLITNVGMGVFLWIALSSIQPIGLLMAGYASNNKYSLLGGLRAAAQSISYEIPLALAVLAVAMMSNSLSTVDIVNQQSGYGILGWNVWRQPAGFVIFWIAALAECERMPFDLPEAEEELVAGYQTEYSGMKFALFYLSSYVNLVLSALLVSVLYLGGWDFPIPINLIAGWLGVSEVNPVLQVVTASLGITMTVLKAYFLVFLAILLRWTVPRVRIDQLLDLGWKFLLPIGLVNLLLTAALKLAFPVAFGG, from the coding sequence ATGAATTCAGGAATTGATCTGCAAGGAACTTTTATTCAAAGTTTGATGGATTTGGGACTGCCTGCGGGTACGGCTAAAGCCATTTGGATGCCCTTGCCTATGATTTTAATGCTCATTGGTGCCACGGTAGGGGTACTAGTGTGTGTTTGGCAAGAGCGAAAAATTTCAGCAGCAGCCCAGCAGCGGATTGGTCCGGAATTTATCGGACCTTTGGGTTTGCTTGCACCAGTTGCGGATGGTTTAAAGTTAGTCTTTAAAGAAGACGTAATACCTTCAAAATCTGACCCTTGGTTGTTTACCCTTGGTCCCATCATAGTTGTCTTGCCCGTATTTCTGTCTTATTTAATTGTGCCGTTTGGACAGAATTTGTTAATAACTAACGTCGGAATGGGGGTATTCTTATGGATTGCTCTTTCTTCTATCCAGCCAATTGGTTTATTGATGGCTGGCTACGCATCCAATAACAAATACTCTCTCTTAGGGGGGTTGCGAGCAGCAGCACAATCTATTAGCTACGAAATTCCTTTGGCGCTGGCTGTATTGGCAGTTGCCATGATGTCGAATAGCCTCAGCACAGTTGATATTGTCAACCAACAATCTGGTTACGGTATTTTAGGTTGGAACGTTTGGCGACAACCAGCAGGTTTCGTGATTTTCTGGATAGCAGCCCTGGCAGAATGCGAACGTATGCCTTTTGACTTACCAGAAGCGGAAGAGGAACTAGTAGCAGGTTATCAAACCGAATATTCTGGTATGAAATTCGCTTTGTTTTACTTGAGTTCCTATGTAAATCTAGTATTGTCTGCTTTACTGGTATCTGTTTTATATCTAGGTGGTTGGGATTTTCCGATTCCGATCAACTTAATTGCAGGTTGGTTGGGAGTAAGTGAAGTTAATCCGGTTTTACAGGTAGTTACGGCTTCATTAGGTATCACAATGACCGTACTAAAAGCCTACTTCTTGGTATTCCTAGCAATCTTGTTACGTTGGACAGTACCAAGAGTT
- a CDS encoding citrate synthase yields MMVCEFKPGLDGVPAAQSSISNVDGQKGILEYRGIRIEELAKKSTFLETAYLLIWGELPSKEELALFEDEVRQNRRIKYRIRDMMKCFPESGHPMDVLQASAAALGLFYSQRDLNNPVYIRNAVVRLLASIPTMVAAFDLMRRGDDPVRPHDDLDYAANFLYMLHEEKPDPIAARIFDVCLILHAEHTMNASTFSARVTASTLTDPYAVVASAVGTLGGPLHGGANEEVIRMLEEIGSTKNVRPYVLDCIQRKAKIMGFGHRVYKVKDPRAKILQNLAEELFAKVGYDKYYDIAQEMERVVEEKLGHKGIYANVDFYSGLVYRKLGISTDFFTPVFAMARVAGWLAHWKEQLVQNRIFRPSQVYNGRHNVDYVHITERP; encoded by the coding sequence ATGATGGTTTGCGAATTTAAGCCCGGATTGGATGGTGTTCCCGCAGCTCAATCCAGTATTAGCAATGTTGACGGGCAGAAGGGAATACTAGAATATCGTGGCATCCGAATTGAAGAACTAGCAAAAAAGAGTACTTTTCTGGAAACTGCTTATCTGTTAATTTGGGGCGAACTCCCGTCTAAAGAAGAATTAGCATTATTTGAAGACGAAGTACGTCAAAATAGAAGAATAAAATATCGCATTCGGGACATGATGAAGTGTTTTCCCGAAAGCGGTCATCCAATGGATGTTTTGCAAGCTTCAGCAGCAGCATTGGGTTTGTTTTATTCGCAGCGCGATTTGAATAATCCGGTTTATATCAGAAATGCTGTCGTCCGCCTGCTGGCAAGTATTCCGACAATGGTAGCGGCTTTTGATTTGATGCGACGAGGTGACGATCCCGTGCGTCCTCATGATGATTTAGACTATGCTGCTAACTTTTTGTATATGCTGCATGAAGAAAAACCAGATCCGATAGCAGCGCGGATATTTGATGTCTGCTTGATACTTCATGCCGAACACACGATGAATGCTTCTACCTTTAGTGCTAGGGTAACAGCTTCAACTCTTACCGACCCCTATGCGGTAGTTGCAAGTGCAGTCGGAACTTTAGGAGGTCCTTTGCACGGTGGAGCTAACGAAGAAGTCATTCGGATGTTAGAAGAAATTGGTTCGACCAAAAATGTCCGTCCTTACGTTTTAGACTGCATTCAGCGTAAAGCAAAAATCATGGGTTTCGGTCATCGCGTTTACAAGGTAAAAGACCCCCGTGCGAAAATCTTGCAAAATTTAGCAGAAGAATTATTTGCAAAAGTTGGGTATGACAAGTATTATGACATTGCCCAAGAAATGGAACGAGTGGTAGAAGAAAAACTCGGTCATAAAGGAATTTATGCGAATGTTGACTTCTACTCTGGGTTAGTGTATAGAAAATTAGGAATTTCTACAGACTTCTTTACGCCAGTATTTGCGATGGCTCGCGTCGCTGGTTGGTTAGCGCACTGGAAAGAACAGTTAGTGCAAAACCGCATTTTCCGTCCCAGCCAGGTTTACAATGGTCGCCACAACGTTGATTACGTGCATATAACCGAACGCCCTTAA
- the sixA gene encoding phosphohistidine phosphatase SixA: MELYLIRHGIAQEATSEIRDEDRSLTEQGRKKTQKVARRFKDLGLSFDSILTSPLARAQQTAEILISTELSSQLEKCSYLAPNGSIKDWVEKWLKPKQYSPTACLALVGHEPCLSNWAEILIWGEAKDGLVLKKAGTIGIEIPETLPIFGSCQMFWLTPPRYFI; encoded by the coding sequence GTGGAATTATATTTAATCCGGCATGGTATTGCTCAGGAAGCTACAAGTGAAATTAGAGATGAAGACCGAAGCTTGACAGAACAGGGACGCAAAAAAACACAAAAAGTAGCTCGGCGTTTCAAAGACCTGGGTTTGAGTTTTGATTCGATCCTAACGAGTCCCTTAGCGAGAGCGCAGCAAACGGCAGAAATTTTAATTTCTACAGAATTAAGTTCGCAATTAGAAAAATGTTCCTATCTTGCTCCTAACGGTAGTATTAAGGACTGGGTTGAGAAATGGTTAAAACCCAAACAATATTCACCTACAGCTTGTTTGGCATTAGTTGGACATGAACCTTGCTTAAGTAATTGGGCTGAAATTTTAATCTGGGGTGAAGCTAAAGACGGCTTAGTTCTAAAAAAAGCAGGTACGATAGGAATAGAAATACCAGAAACTTTACCTATTTTTGGCAGTTGTCAAATGTTTTGGTTGACACCACCTAGATACTTTATTTAA
- a CDS encoding bifunctional oligoribonuclease/PAP phosphatase NrnA — protein MQRNSSKKQVEDLQSQLDPTLKSVEIDPDALEVSLRSDKSVATATSSSNNSRAVSRATTLAAQKSEQLLNTLKAHKHERQIIILQDFPDPDALSSAWTYQLIAEQYDIKCDITYAGTLSHQENIALVKLTNLPATRTPLQSLKNRDLSSYQGYVLVDNQGTTSTLLNAIQEAGIPLIVIVDHHNLQGDLKSEFVDIRPGVRATATIFTQYLQAGLLQLDSSMSEHVNCATALMHGLHSDTNRLMQAREEDFMAAAYLSRFYDGQLLNTILQATRSKRVMDVIERSLRNRIVQNNFSIAGVGYLRYDDRDAIPQAADFLVTEDNVHTAVVYGIVHDEDEEELEVVIGSLRTNKLTLDPDEFIKEAFGQDSAGRFFGGGRTSAGGFEIPMGFLSGSNENSPYAKMKWEVYDAQIKQKLLKLVNPKDNLISSDDE, from the coding sequence ATGCAAAGAAATTCTTCTAAAAAGCAGGTTGAAGATTTGCAATCACAGCTAGATCCAACCTTGAAAAGTGTTGAAATCGATCCGGATGCCTTAGAAGTATCGCTTCGATCTGATAAATCTGTCGCTACGGCAACAAGCAGTAGCAACAATAGTCGAGCAGTTTCTCGTGCTACCACCTTGGCTGCTCAAAAATCGGAACAATTATTAAATACGCTTAAAGCACACAAACACGAGCGGCAAATAATAATATTACAAGATTTTCCAGACCCCGATGCTCTTTCTTCTGCTTGGACATACCAGTTGATTGCAGAGCAATATGATATTAAGTGCGATATTACTTATGCTGGTACTCTTTCCCATCAAGAAAACATTGCTTTAGTAAAACTTACTAACTTGCCAGCAACTCGTACTCCTTTACAAAGTCTAAAAAATCGCGATCTATCATCATATCAAGGCTATGTACTGGTTGATAACCAAGGAACGACTTCTACATTACTAAATGCAATCCAAGAAGCCGGAATTCCTTTGATAGTAATTGTAGATCACCACAATTTGCAAGGCGATTTAAAGTCAGAATTTGTTGATATACGTCCTGGTGTCAGAGCAACTGCGACAATTTTTACTCAATACCTACAAGCAGGTTTATTGCAGTTAGATAGCAGCATGAGCGAACATGTGAATTGCGCCACAGCTTTGATGCATGGCTTGCACTCAGATACAAATAGACTGATGCAGGCTAGAGAAGAAGATTTTATGGCAGCAGCCTATCTAAGCCGTTTTTATGATGGTCAACTGCTTAATACAATACTACAAGCAACTCGTTCTAAACGAGTCATGGACGTTATTGAACGCTCCCTGAGAAATCGCATTGTACAAAATAATTTTTCAATAGCTGGTGTTGGTTACTTACGTTACGACGATAGAGACGCAATCCCCCAAGCTGCTGATTTTTTAGTGACAGAAGACAACGTTCATACAGCAGTAGTTTACGGTATAGTTCACGATGAAGATGAAGAAGAGTTAGAAGTTGTGATTGGTTCTTTAAGAACTAACAAACTGACTTTAGATCCTGATGAATTTATTAAAGAAGCTTTTGGACAAGACAGCGCGGGTCGTTTTTTTGGTGGTGGTCGTACCAGTGCTGGAGGTTTTGAAATTCCAATGGGTTTCTTATCCGGAAGCAACGAAAATTCACCTTATGCAAAAATGAAATGGGAAGTTTACGATGCTCAAATCAAACAGAAGTTGTTGAAGTTAGTTAATCCTAAAGATAATCTCATTTCATCTGATGATGAATAA
- a CDS encoding HNH endonuclease, which yields MGKVLVLNASYEPLNITSWRRAAILLIKGKAERVEHNGKFIYSDFPLPTVIRLRYYVRVPYKEIPLTRRNILHRDGHTCQYCGYKGDDLTLDHVIPRSRRGGDSWENIVTACVRCNVKKGSRTPKEAQMPLHHAPRRPYSSLYFEVSKHLKSGLHQEWQKYVIGL from the coding sequence ATGGGAAAGGTTTTAGTCCTTAACGCTTCTTATGAACCGCTCAATATAACGAGCTGGCGACGCGCTGCAATTTTGCTAATTAAGGGAAAAGCAGAGCGAGTGGAACACAACGGTAAATTTATTTACTCTGATTTCCCGCTTCCGACCGTTATAAGACTGCGCTATTACGTGCGCGTTCCTTATAAAGAAATCCCCTTAACTCGTCGAAATATATTGCATCGCGATGGTCATACTTGTCAATACTGCGGTTATAAAGGCGATGACTTAACACTCGATCATGTAATCCCGCGATCGCGCCGTGGAGGCGATAGCTGGGAAAACATCGTTACTGCCTGCGTTCGCTGCAATGTCAAAAAAGGGAGTAGAACGCCTAAAGAAGCTCAGATGCCATTGCATCATGCTCCGCGCCGACCTTACAGTAGCCTTTATTTTGAGGTCAGCAAGCATCTTAAAAGTGGTTTGCATCAGGAATGGCAAAAATACGTAATAGGACTTTGA
- the alr gene encoding alanine racemase, whose amino-acid sequence MLSHEQNKTVSSIASGHTYDWVTQRAWVEINLAALANNIVEIRKLLQPQTKFMAVVKADAYGHGAVSVARTALKSGANCLGVATVPEGIQLREAGIKVPILILGATNTPEQVKAIVENKLEPTICSAKQALIFSDVLETINFDSTLTVHLKLDTGMSRLGTNWQDCGEFVQLVASLPHLNIGSVYSHLATADSPDKTVMDRQHRRFDSAIATIKNIGIEIPCLHLANSAGTLSHNSLHYDMVRVGLAIYGFYPSVHLQDTVDLQPVLQVKARVTHVKTIEKGAGVSYGHKFIASKKMRIAVVGIGYADGIPRNLSNNMQVLIGGVKVPQIGAITMDQIMLDVSSISDVQENEIVTILGNEGNEKITAEDWAHKLNTISWEILCSFKHRLPRINIM is encoded by the coding sequence ATGTTAAGTCACGAACAAAATAAAACTGTTAGCTCTATTGCTTCGGGGCATACTTATGACTGGGTAACCCAGCGTGCTTGGGTTGAAATTAATTTAGCAGCATTGGCAAATAATATAGTTGAAATACGAAAGTTGCTACAGCCACAAACTAAGTTTATGGCTGTAGTAAAAGCAGATGCTTACGGACATGGAGCAGTAAGTGTTGCACGAACAGCCTTAAAATCGGGAGCTAATTGCTTGGGTGTAGCTACCGTGCCCGAAGGTATTCAATTACGTGAAGCTGGAATTAAAGTACCAATTCTAATTTTGGGTGCTACTAACACTCCGGAGCAAGTTAAAGCAATTGTTGAAAATAAACTTGAGCCTACAATTTGTAGCGCTAAGCAAGCTTTAATATTTTCCGATGTTTTAGAAACTATCAATTTTGATTCTACTTTAACGGTACATCTCAAATTAGATACTGGAATGTCTCGACTGGGGACTAATTGGCAAGATTGCGGCGAATTTGTTCAATTAGTGGCAAGCTTGCCTCATCTTAATATAGGAAGCGTTTATTCTCATTTAGCAACCGCCGATAGTCCCGATAAAACTGTAATGGATCGGCAACATCGGCGTTTTGATAGCGCGATCGCTACGATCAAAAATATTGGCATAGAAATACCTTGTTTACATCTAGCGAATTCCGCTGGTACTCTCAGTCATAATTCTTTACATTACGACATGGTACGGGTAGGGTTAGCAATTTATGGTTTTTATCCATCAGTTCATTTACAAGATACTGTTGATTTACAGCCGGTTTTGCAAGTTAAAGCACGAGTCACTCACGTCAAAACGATTGAAAAAGGTGCTGGTGTTAGTTACGGACATAAGTTTATTGCTTCTAAAAAGATGCGTATAGCTGTTGTAGGAATTGGCTATGCGGATGGAATACCCCGCAATCTTTCTAACAATATGCAAGTTTTGATCGGAGGAGTAAAAGTACCTCAAATTGGTGCAATTACTATGGATCAGATAATGTTAGATGTCAGCAGCATTTCTGATGTACAGGAAAATGAAATCGTCACAATTCTTGGCAATGAGGGTAACGAAAAAATTACTGCTGAGGATTGGGCGCATAAATTAAACACAATTTCTTGGGAAATCCTCTGTTCTTTTAAACATCGTTTGCCTCGGATTAATATCATGTGA
- a CDS encoding response regulator — MSTTPIDSYKLFQKLHPLSLLAQISSRRATGCLRVFTKFNSWSIYMEEGKLIYASCSESLFERLDTYLRRLNQQIPTLNSSARVQMRMIFEKKNEDEPISQADYQAICWLVDGDYITYPQAETLINELAKEVLQSFLKIKEGSYEFRSEHALSNLPSFCYLDLRSLIESVQKKLRNRRVNQQQDTSPTVPPVVDNATELPRKVKPLPEVEKQLPKQIDLSTVSNSQDNNNTNISKNTKERLYTVACIDDSLTILKSIQRFLDEDNFSVVMINDPVKALMQILRSKPDLILLDVEMPNLDGYELCSLLRRHSAFKDIPIVMVTGRTGFIDRAKAKMVRASGYLTKPFTQSELLKVVFKHIS; from the coding sequence ATGAGTACAACACCAATAGATAGTTACAAATTATTTCAGAAACTTCATCCGCTATCTTTATTAGCACAAATTAGCAGTCGTCGTGCTACAGGTTGCTTAAGAGTATTTACTAAGTTTAATTCTTGGTCTATCTACATGGAAGAAGGTAAACTTATCTATGCTTCTTGTTCGGAAAGCTTATTTGAACGGCTTGATACTTATTTGCGACGATTGAACCAGCAAATCCCAACTCTCAATAGTTCTGCGCGGGTGCAAATGCGGATGATTTTTGAGAAAAAAAATGAGGATGAACCAATTTCTCAAGCGGATTATCAAGCAATTTGCTGGTTAGTTGATGGGGACTATATTACTTATCCTCAAGCAGAAACTTTAATAAATGAATTAGCAAAAGAAGTTTTGCAATCCTTCCTTAAAATAAAAGAAGGGAGTTACGAATTCAGAAGCGAACATGCTCTGTCAAATCTACCTTCATTTTGTTATTTAGATTTACGTTCCTTAATAGAAAGTGTTCAAAAAAAGTTAAGGAATCGTCGAGTTAATCAACAACAAGATACGTCGCCAACAGTTCCACCTGTCGTTGATAATGCGACGGAACTACCTAGAAAAGTTAAACCATTGCCGGAGGTTGAAAAACAATTACCCAAACAAATAGATTTATCAACCGTTAGCAATAGTCAAGATAACAACAATACAAATATTTCAAAAAACACAAAAGAACGATTATATACAGTTGCCTGTATTGATGATAGTTTAACTATCTTGAAATCTATTCAACGTTTTTTAGATGAAGATAATTTCTCTGTTGTTATGATTAACGATCCTGTAAAAGCCTTGATGCAGATACTTCGTAGTAAACCAGACTTAATTTTATTGGATGTAGAAATGCCAAATTTGGATGGCTACGAGCTGTGTTCTTTATTACGAAGACATTCGGCTTTTAAAGATATTCCTATTGTTATGGTAACTGGGAGGACTGGGTTTATAGATCGAGCTAAAGCAAAGATGGTGCGGGCTTCTGGTTACTTGACTAAACCTTTTACACAATCAGAGTTGTTAAAAGTAGTCTTCAAACATATTAGTTAA
- a CDS encoding PleD family two-component system response regulator, which yields MSLTLLGTILVVEDSPSELELISHFLNESGYKVIKATGGTEALEKLESEKPDAIITDVVMPGMSGFELCRSLKKNPDTQKVPIVICSSKNQEIDRLWAMRQGADYYVTKPYTREELLRAIKSVAI from the coding sequence ATGAGTCTTACTTTACTCGGAACCATTTTAGTCGTAGAAGATTCTCCTAGTGAATTGGAATTGATAAGTCATTTTTTAAATGAAAGCGGATATAAAGTAATAAAGGCTACAGGTGGAACTGAAGCATTAGAAAAATTAGAATCCGAAAAACCTGATGCAATTATTACTGATGTAGTAATGCCGGGAATGAGTGGTTTTGAACTTTGTCGTTCTTTGAAAAAAAATCCAGATACTCAAAAAGTTCCTATAGTTATTTGTAGTTCAAAGAATCAAGAAATCGATCGTTTATGGGCAATGAGGCAGGGGGCTGATTACTATGTTACGAAGCCTTATACTCGTGAAGAACTTTTACGTGCCATTAAATCAGTAGCAATATGA
- a CDS encoding chemotaxis protein CheW: MNNSSITLANIRDRDQNNLGDGYLKFFVNPRTPAILSMKQTQEAMVVSVESVTAMPNMPFGILGLMNWRSSIVWVVDLPKILNLQSPQNRPRQYSVIIVRTESMVLGLVVHEIIGTLRFNSDEIGSPVGQVASSLVPYLRGCIVQEKEILLVLDAHAIVHSSNLRSE, from the coding sequence ATGAATAATTCAAGTATCACATTAGCCAATATACGGGATCGAGATCAAAATAACTTAGGAGATGGGTATCTTAAGTTTTTTGTCAATCCCCGGACTCCTGCTATTTTGTCAATGAAGCAGACACAAGAAGCGATGGTTGTGTCGGTAGAGTCGGTAACGGCTATGCCCAATATGCCTTTCGGTATTTTGGGATTAATGAATTGGCGAAGTAGTATCGTTTGGGTAGTTGACTTACCTAAGATACTCAATTTACAATCCCCGCAGAATCGCCCCCGACAATACAGCGTAATAATTGTTCGGACTGAATCGATGGTTTTGGGTTTGGTAGTGCATGAGATTATTGGCACGCTGAGGTTTAACAGTGATGAAATTGGTTCTCCTGTTGGGCAGGTTGCATCTAGTTTAGTTCCTTATTTACGCGGATGTATTGTTCAGGAAAAAGAAATATTACTGGTATTAGATGCACATGCCATAGTGCATTCTTCTAATCTCCGCAGTGAGTAG